TTAGCTGACTTCAATATCGAAGGTGCAAAAAAAGAAGCAAAATCCCTACAAGAAAAGGGTTACGAAGTATTAGCAGTATTCCTTGATGCAGGTGACCAAGCTTCTATAAAGGCTGCTGTAGAGTTCACAGTAAACACTTACGGTACAATAAATGTTCTTTATAATAATGTTGGTATTACCAACTTACGCAAAGACTTAGATGTCGTCAATATGGACTTAGATGAATGGGATCGTTTGATGAATGTCAACTTAAAATCGGTCCTACTTGGTGCTCGTTATGCCATACCTTATATGCAAAAAGCTGGTGGCGGTTCAATCATAAATACGACTTCAATGGCTGCATTTGCTTCTGACTCAATTCGTTCAGCTTATGGTGCATCAAAAGCAGGGGTAGCACATTTAACAAAATATATTGCTACACAATATGGCAAAGATAAAATTCGTTGTAATGCTATAGCACCTGGGTTAATCCTAACGCCAGCTGCAAAAAATAATTTACCTCAAAAAATGCTTGAAATTTTTACGAAATACAACGCACTTCCATACAATGGCGAAGCAGAAGATATCGGTTATGCAGTTGTGTATTTAGCTTCTGATGAATCTAAATTTATGACAGGTCAAGTAATGCAAATTGAAGGTGGTCACTATATTGGTAACCCAACAATTGCAGACCTTGATGCATGGATGGCTGAACAACAAAAATAAATCCTTGATATAAATGAGTAAATTTCATAATTCAAAGTTTTAATATAAAACACGAACATCTATTCAAGGAAGCTAATTCAATGTCCTGTGGGAAAGTGAGATAGGTGAGATCCCACAGTGAACGAAGTTAGGATATTGAAAAAGTAATAAATAGCAAGATTTTTATGATAAAAATCTTGTATTACAATCTTAATTGAAAGTGGAATTAGCGTAGACTCCTGTGGGAAAACGGACTAGACGAGACCCCGCAGGAACGAGGAGGCTCGTCAGTTCGTCCACGGAAAGCGGAGCTAATTCCACTATCGTTCAACAGCGGATATATGCTATAAATTTTTGTGTTACTCCCCTTTTTCAATGGCCTCAACGCTCACTTAGCACGAAAGCGCCATCTGGAGCGGATATTAAGCAAATAGTATATTACATATATAATCCCAGTTATTGGATTGTATATGTTAGATAACATTCGCGTTTTTCGGCTAAAAAAGTATTTATGAAATTGAGTGAAATAAGTAAAATAAATAAACTCGTATGGTGTTTAAAATCATACGGGTTTTTTATTAAGGTATATTTGAAATAAGTATCGATCAAAATCCTTTGAAATCAATTATAATGGTTGGAAATTTAGTTTTACGTTTTAGTGGAAAAAATATTATGAGTCATGATAGACTTGAGAGGTACGTACATCTCTAAAATTAAAGGAGTTTTCCAAGATGGCTAAAAACTATGCTTCATATATTGATCATACTTTATTAAAACCAGAAGCAACAGAAGAACAAATTATAAAATTATGTGAAGAAGCTAAAGAATTTAATTTTGCTTCAGTTTGTGTTAACCCTGTATGGGTAAGTGTTGCTGCTGCTGAATTAAAAGAAGCAACATCAAAAGTTTGTACAGTAATCGGTTTCCCATTAGGGGCATCTACTAGTGCTACAAAAGCGTTTGAAACAAAAGATGCAATTGCTAATGGTGCTGATGAAATTGATATGGTGATTAATATTGGTGCTTTAAAAGGTGGACAATATGATTTAGTTGAGAATGATATTAAAGCAGTAGTAGAAGCAGCAAACGGTACTTTAGTAAAAGTTATTATTGAAACTTGCTTGCTTTCAGAAGAAGAAAAAGTAAAAGCATGTGAATTATCTGTTACAGCTGGAGCAGATTTTGTGAAAACTTCAACGGGTTTTTCAACAGGTGGAGCCACAGCAGAAGACGTAGCATTAATGCGTAAAACTGTTGGATCTGAAATCGGAGTTAAGGCATCTGGCGGTGTCAGAAGCTTAGAAGATTTAGAAGGAATGGTAGCAGCAGGCGCAA
This window of the Rummeliibacillus pycnus genome carries:
- the deoC gene encoding deoxyribose-phosphate aldolase, with the protein product MAKNYASYIDHTLLKPEATEEQIIKLCEEAKEFNFASVCVNPVWVSVAAAELKEATSKVCTVIGFPLGASTSATKAFETKDAIANGADEIDMVINIGALKGGQYDLVENDIKAVVEAANGTLVKVIIETCLLSEEEKVKACELSVTAGADFVKTSTGFSTGGATAEDVALMRKTVGSEIGVKASGGVRSLEDLEGMVAAGATRIGASSGVKIMKGQKSKTDY
- a CDS encoding SDR family NAD(P)-dependent oxidoreductase, yielding MGRVEGKIALVTGAASGIGLASAQLLAKEGAKVVLADFNIEGAKKEAKSLQEKGYEVLAVFLDAGDQASIKAAVEFTVNTYGTINVLYNNVGITNLRKDLDVVNMDLDEWDRLMNVNLKSVLLGARYAIPYMQKAGGGSIINTTSMAAFASDSIRSAYGASKAGVAHLTKYIATQYGKDKIRCNAIAPGLILTPAAKNNLPQKMLEIFTKYNALPYNGEAEDIGYAVVYLASDESKFMTGQVMQIEGGHYIGNPTIADLDAWMAEQQK